DNA sequence from the Trypanosoma brucei gambiense DAL972 chromosome 9, complete sequence genome:
GCATGATGGTGCGCGATGGTGTCTTCTACGCCGAGCTTTTCGAGTTCTTAAAGCGCGAGTTGGCTGACGACGGCTTCGCTGGCGTTGAACATCGTGTTACTCCCACACGCACGGAGATTGTCATCCGTTCCACAAAGACCCGCGAAGTCCTCGGTGAGAAGGGCCGCCGCATCCGTGAGCTAACGGCTTGCCTTCAGCAGCGGTTTAACTACAAGGAAGGCAAACTGCAGCTGTTCGCCGAGCGCGTGGAGGTGCGTGGACTGTCCGCAATGGCGCAGGCCGAATCCCTGCGTTTCAAGCTTCTCAGCAACCTTCAAGTGCGCCGTGCGGCCATGGGCATCATCCGTTACGTGATGGAATCCGGCGCAAAGGGCTGTGAGGTGACAATTGGCGGAAAGATCAAGGGCCAGCGCGCGAAGAGTATGACATTCCGTGACGGCTACATGATTAAGTCGGGTACTGCTCACAAACACTTCGTTGACACGGCCACCCGTCATTGCCACTTGCGTGCAGGCACCATTGGCGTAAATGTTAAAATCATGCGCCCCCAGAGTATGATAGAGGAAGATGAGGTGCTACCCGACGTCATTACAGTGATTGAGCCGAAGACAATCGAGGCTTGATTATGTAACACCGAACACACAGCACAACGATACATTAACTCTACCtccaagcaaaggaaaagtaatgctcttgttttttgtgtgaagTAGCGGGTAGTTTGCCTTTATTTTGCCTATTGTTGTTCCCCATTACACTCTTGTTTCGAATagtttacttttctttttcttttttataatattcttttatatttttccctttctgccTGAGGAAGGTAGAGGAGGATGGAGCACGTTACACAATAACAAACAGAGAAgcacatatatttgtatgtgctTTTCATTAATCCCTTTGTCAATGTTACCTCCACTTTAACCGGAGTGAAGATTTAATATGATGCATATAAATGTTTATCCATACATGTGCTTCTCtccttgttttcattttttcataGTTTCGCTACTAGCATTTGATATCATAGCATGTTACTACACTCCGTTATGTCTTTCTAACAACAGGAGTACAGCGACGGTTTAGTGTTTCGTTTATCTCCATCCTGTTCTCAGCAACATTTCAATGTGATATGTATCGTTATTCAACAGGTGGCTGATGTAagtgcttatatatatatatatatgtgtgtgtgtgtgtatgtgtatttgCTGTGTGCAATATTCTCCGTAACCTGTCCCCTGGTTTTTCTATCGCTAATGCCATTAACCTCTCGCATGAGTGGTGGTGCTGATATTGATGATGACAAGGGAATGtcaggaaagagaaaaggaggaagtggaggagggataataataataataataatatggaTGATGCGACTCTTGGTCTCACCACTTTATGTTGAGTCCTAGGAACTGCTGTTGGTTTGTCACTATAATGGGAAGGTGTGTCTAGTGTGTGAGGATATGCTTGACTGTTTAATTATGCAACAACGCTTAAATTCATTCCAGTCGCATCGTTACTTTACCACATCTAACAATTATGAGTGTTTTTACTCTGTATATGTTTATTGCGTGATATGTGTGTGCTCATTATAGAAAGTGCTGCACTTGCGCTCCCATTTCAGTCGTAATCCAtttcactctttttcttttaattctTTCTTACCCTTTCTCAttttgaaacaaacaaaaggaaggaaagcttTTGTGTTTGACGAGTAATTCCCAACAGTAACAAGACAAAATTTGGTTGATTAGGTTTCCAACGTCATAATATACGGCTGAACTTGTCGAAGGTTATATTCCTCAGGAAAAATTATTGGAAGGATCCCAAAAATTTTAATAAAAGGATAAACCCACAGAGAAGTTGTTATTACTTTTACACGTATACCCAACTGGAACTCATTGAAATATGGTGAGGACGACACGCTTTTCACGCAACAGTTCCAAACCACTGTTTCAGCAATTACAGCTTATTACATCGTATGGACTCTTTCAGGAGTATCCACCCATTTGGCCACTTCCCCTTCCACCTCAACAACCTCGTGATACGGGAAAACCCACACTGGTACTTGATATTGATGAAACACTGATTCATACTGTAGGGATGCGGAATGAGGGGTCGGATTCTGTCTCCTTCAGTTTCTTCCTGCGTCCACATGCGAAGGAATTTCTCGCAGAGGTACGTGAACTGTACGAAGTTGTGTTCTGGACGGCTGGTACCGCATCCTACTGCTCAGCTGTTATGGATGCACTGGAGGTGCAGGTGTTACAACTCCCACGATCATTTTACAATATTGATGAACTCCGCGTAGAGGCACGTGGTGGAATCTCCACCAAGAATGTTAACTTCTATGCCCTTTCCCGAACTCAAACGTTACAAGGGCATAATTACATGAAATATCTTCCAATGCTTGGCAGACCATTGAATCGTGTCATAGTGATCGACAGTGATGTGCGCAgctttcctcttcatccacgTAACGGTGTTAAGATCGAACCCTTCCTACCGAATGAACGTGCTTTATCCGAATATGCCCGCATAGTAACCGATGAGGTGAAATATGGTCAAGTTGGTCAGCGGCAGTATGAAGGCGAAATGGCAAAAGTCATTGAGCGTGGTGAGGAAGAGGTAGCGCGATTGCAAGCGGATCATGCCCTTATGGATCTGATTCCAATGCTACGCTCTGCGGCTTCTTCAACTGATTTGACTCATGAATTAGACCATTGGCGTGCGGATGAGTACACAAAGTGTGACGACTTTCGTGAAACGATGAACTCTCTCTCAGTGACAAGGCAGAAGATTCTTGGTAATGTTCTTAAGGAGCGACGCAACGTACCGATTCCGCCTCTCAAGCAGCACGTGATGAATCATGGATTTATGGAGGAGGCAAATGCCGCTATGAAGTTGGAGCAGATGCGACACACTCCTTCAAGACTTTAGGAGTATACATCTTAACGGTTAATATACATCTACCATTGAACTGATGACGGAGCGTATTCGtttattaattaattaatttatGAGTCACATATTTGAGCGATGGCTATTGATCGTCTACGTTACGAtactctttcttcttttattgttaaaAGTTGTGTGTTTAATACCAATTTTGAGGAGCATCacatgttattgtttttttttatttcattatttAGTACATTAtctattattgttttctcttaGTATCGTTTTGAggtctcttccttttttttcttatactGAATGAAACCGCTTGTTTCAAAACAATATTTGTTATACCCTTCTTCTACCTTCATTATCCATACActcatgtatatatatatatatatatacatgcatacatatTTAAATAAGTGTTGATTTCTGTACCCACTGGGTGAAGCAAGTACAGTGCGTGAAggcaaagcaaagaaaaagtattgctcttgttttttgtgtgaaCTAGCGGGTAGTTTGCCTTTATTTTGCCTATTGTTGTTCCCCATTACACTCTTGTTTCGAATagtttacttttctttttcttttttataatattcttttatatttttccctttctgccTGAGGAAGGTAGAGGAGGATGGAGCACGTTACACAATAACAAACAGAGAAgcacatatatttgtatgtgctTTTCATTAATCCCTTTGCCAATGTTACCTCCACTTTAACCGGAGTGAAGATTTAATATGATGGATATAAGTGTTTATCAATACATGTGCTTCTCTCCCCGTGTTTACATTTTTTCATAGTTTCGCTACTAGCATTTGATATCATAGCATGTTACTACACTCCGTTATGTCTTTCTAACAACAGGAGTACAGCGACGGTTTAGTGTTTCGTTTATCTCCATCCTGTTCTCAGCAACATTTCAATGTGATATGTATCGTTATTCAACAGGTGGCTGATGTAagtgcttatatatatatatatatgtgtgtgtgtgtgtatgtgtatttgCTGTGTGCAATATTCTCCGTAACCTGTCCCCTGGTTTTTCTATCGCTAATGCCATTAACCTCTCGCATGTGTTTTGGTGCTGATATTGATGATGACAAGGGAATGtcaggaaagagaaaaggaggaagtggaggagggataataataataataataatatggaTGATGCGACTCTTGGTCTCACCACTTTATGTTGAGTCCTAGGAACTGCTGTTGGTTTGTCACTATAATGGGAAGGTGTGTCTAGTGTGTGAGGATATGCTTGACTGTTTAATTATGCAACAACGCTTAAATTNNNNNNNNNNNNNNNNNNNNNNNNNNNNNNNNNNNNNNNNNNNNNNNNNNNNNNNNNNNNNNNNNNNNNNNNNNNNNNNNNNNNNNNNNNNNNNNNNNNNNCGTACGCAGGTGCAGCCACGTCCCCTAAATGTGAAATACTGATTAAAATaattctttccccttctttgttatttcttGACTTTTTCCCTAGTTACTAGTACCCTGCCTTGTCAACTgattctctcctttcctccgcGCTTTTATGCACTAGTCAACCCCCAAAAAAGTCagagaattaaaaaaaaaaaaagagcaattAATCGTATTTGAGATCAGACTCCATCCAGCTCAGTCAAAGCCGAATAAGACAGAAACCTTATGTGTGTATGGGAGAAAAGCGATCGCTTCACTCACAGCGTTAACTTAAGAGAAAGTATGCGGACCACCGGCAGGAATTGAAACAGCGTCCATATTAGTGGATCGATAAAAAGCGACGTAGAATGAAACATTCATAGCCCCACATACCGCGCGGTATTGATGAGCCTCGTTAGCTGAGAGAGTCCTCTCACTTCTCATTCCACGAGCAATGTCACAGCGAAAGGCACGCGATGTATTTTTGGCCCTTCCTCCCATGCAATTTGTTACTTACCATAGGTTTTTGCCATCCGCGGCTACGCTCATTATATGTCACGGGCGATGTTCACTTGTTCATATGGTCCAGAATCGACAAATTGCACGATACTTTCGTGAAACGATGAACTCTCTCTCAGTGACAAGGCAGAAGATTCTTGGTAATGTTCTTAAGGAGCGACGCAACGTACCGATTCCGCCTCTCAAGCAGCACGTGATGAATCATGGATTTATGGAGGAGGCAAATGCCGCTATGAAGTTGGAGCAGATGCGACACACTCCTTCAAGACTTTAGGAGTATACATCTTAACGGTTAATATACATCTACCATTGAACTGATGACGGAGCGTATTCGtttattaattaattaatttatGAGTCACATATTTGAGCGATGGCTATTGATCGTGTACGTTACGAtactctttcttcttttattgttaaaAGTTGTGTGTTTAATACCAATTTTGAGGAGCATCacatgttattttttttttatttcattatttAGTACATTAtctattattgttttctcttaGTATCGTTTTGAggtctcttccttttttttcttatactGAATGAAACCGCTTGTTTCAAAACAATATTTGTTATACCCTTCTTCTACCTTCATTATCCATACActcatgtatatatatatatatatacatgcatacatatTTAAATAAGTGTTGATTTCTGTACCCACTGGGTGAAGCAAGTACAGTGCGTGAAggcaaagcaaagaaaaagtattgctcttgttttttgtgtgaaCTAGCGGGTAGTTTGCCTTTATTTTGCCTATTGTTGTTCCCCATTACACTCTTGTTTCGAATagtttacttttctttttcttttttataatattcttttatatttttccctttctgccTGAGGAAGGTAGAGGAGGATGGAGCACGTTACACAATAACAAACAGAGAAgcacatatatttgtatgtgctTTTCATTAATCCCTTTGCCAATGTTACCTCCACTTTAACCGGAGTGAAGATTTAATATGATGGATATAAATGTTTATCAATACATGTGCTTCTCtccttgttttcattttttcataGTTTCGCTACTAGCATTTGATATCATAGCATGTTACTACACTCCGTTATGTCTTTCTAACAACAGGAGTACAGCGACGGTTTAGTGTTTCGTTTATCTCCATCCTGTTCTCAGCAACATTTCAATGTGATATGTATCGTTATTCAACAGGTGGCTGATGTAagtgcttatatatatatatatatgtgtgtgtgtgtgtatgtgtatttgCTGTGTGCAATATTCTCCGTAACCTGTCCCCTGGTTTTTCTATCGCTAATGCCATTAACCTCTCGCATGAGTGGTGGTGCTGATATTGATGATGACAAGGGAATGtcaggaaagagaaaaggaggaagtggaggagggataataataataataataatatggaTGATGCGACTCTTGGTCTCACCACTTTATGTTGAGTCCTAGGAACTGCTGTTGGTTTGTCACTATAATGGGAAGGTGTGTCTAGTGTGTGAGGATATGCTTGACTGTTTAATTATGCAACAACGCTTAAATTCATTCCAGTCGCATCGTTACTTTACCACATCTAACAATTATGAGTGTTTTTACTCTGTATATGTTTATTGCGTGATATGTGTGTGCTCATTATAGAAAGTGCTGCACTTGCGCTCCCATTTCAATCGTAATCCAtttcactctttttcttttaattctTTCTTACCCTTTCTCAttttgaaacaaacaaaaggaaggaaagcttTTGTGTTTGACGAGTAATTCCCAACAGTAACAAGACAAAATTTGGTTGATTAGGTTTCCAACGTCATAATATACGGCTGAACTTGTCGAAGGTTATATTCCTCAGGAAAAATTATTGGAAGGATCCCAAAAATTTTAATAAAAGGATAAACCCACAGAGAAGTTGTTATTACTTTTACACGTATACCCAACTGGAACTCATTGAAATATGGTGAGGACGACACGCTTTTCACGCAACAGTTCCAAACCACTGTTTCAGCAATTACAGCTTATTACATCGTATGGACTCTTTCAGGAGTATCCACCCATTTGGCCACTTCCCCTTCCACCTCAACAACCTCGTGATACGGGAAAACCCACACTGGTACTTGATATTGATGAAACACTGATTCATACTGTAGGGATGCGGAATGAGGGGTCGGATTCTGTCTCCTTCAGTTTCTTCCTGCGTCCACATGCGAAGGAATTTCTCGCAGAGGTACGTGAACTGTACGAAGTTGTGTTCTGGACGGCTGGTACCGCATCCTACTGCTCAGCTGTTATGGATGCACTGGAGGTGCAGGTGTTACAACTCCCACGATCATTTTACAATATTGATGAACTCCGCGTAGAGGCACGTGGTGGAATCTCCACCAAGAATGTTAACTTCTATGCCCTTTCCCGAACTCAAACGTTACAAGGGCATAATTACATGAAATATCTTCCAATGCTTGGCAGACCATTGAATCGTGTCATAATGGTAGATGACAATGTGCGCAgctttcctcttcatccacgTAACGGTGTTAAGATCGAACCCTTCCTACCGAATGAACGTGCTTTATCCGAATATGCCCGCATAGTAACCGATGAGGTGAAATATGGTCAAGTTGGTCAGCGGCAGTATGAAGGCGAAATGGCAAAAGTCATTGAGCGTGGTGAGGAAGAGGTAGCGCGATTGCAAGCGGATCATGCCCTTATGGATCTGATTCCAATGCTACGCTCTGCGGCTTCTTCAACTGATTTGACTCATGAATTAGACCATTGGCGTGCGGATGAGTACACAAAGTGTGACGACTTTCGTGAAACGATGAACTCTCTCTCAGTGACAAGGCAGAAGATTCTTGGTAATGTTCTTAAGGAGCGACGCAACGTACCGATTCCGCCTCTCAAGCAGCACGTGATGAATCATGGATTTATGGAGGAGGCAAATGCCGCTATGAAGTTGGAGCAGATGCGACACACTCCTTCAAGACTT
Encoded proteins:
- a CDS encoding 40S ribosomal protein S3, putative, producing MFLFSYTTSVLTIFYFPIARVCEYPYNYSLHAPICLHSYTQCEETGRHTTIKMGPLSKKRMMVRDGVFYAELFEFLKRELADDGFAGVEHRVTPTRTEIVIRSTKTREVLGEKGRRIRELTACLQQRFNYKEGKLQLFAERVEVRGLSAMAQAESLRFKLLSNLQVRRAAMGIIRYVMESGAKGCEVTIGGKIKGQRAKSMTFRDGYMIKSGTAHKHFVDTATRHCHLRAGTIGVNVKIMRPQSMIEEDEVLPDVITVIEPKTIEA